The Claveliimonas bilis genome window below encodes:
- a CDS encoding tRNA (mnm(5)s(2)U34)-methyltransferase — translation MTENRCENFSRITDWCHALIRSLAPREGNYIDATMGKGNDTLLLARLAGEQGQVLAFDIQKEALDMTKALLKENGVEDRAKLILDGHEQMDRYAKKESMDVICFNFGYLPGGDHNIATAAKTSVAAVQKGLEILKHGGFMSLCIYSGGDTGFEEKETLLAFLKELSPGEYTVILQEYYNRKNHPPLPVLIFKK, via the coding sequence ATGACAGAGAATCGATGTGAAAATTTTTCCCGGATTACAGATTGGTGTCATGCTCTGATCCGGTCTTTGGCACCGCGGGAGGGAAACTATATTGATGCGACTATGGGAAAAGGGAATGATACCCTCCTTCTTGCAAGGTTGGCGGGAGAACAGGGGCAGGTTCTTGCTTTTGATATTCAAAAGGAGGCGCTGGATATGACAAAGGCGCTTTTGAAAGAAAATGGTGTGGAGGACCGGGCAAAACTGATCCTGGATGGACATGAACAGATGGATCGGTATGCAAAGAAAGAGAGTATGGATGTCATCTGTTTTAATTTCGGATATCTGCCCGGAGGAGATCACAATATTGCTACCGCCGCCAAAACAAGCGTTGCAGCTGTTCAAAAAGGACTTGAGATATTGAAACATGGAGGTTTTATGAGTCTTTGCATTTACAGTGGCGGAGATACGGGATTTGAAGAAAAAGAAACCTTACTTGCTTTTTTAAAGGAGCTTTCTCCCGGAGAATATACGGTAATCCTTCAGGAATACTATAACAGGAAAAATCATCCTCCTCTGCCTGTGCTTATATTTAAAAAGTGA
- a CDS encoding DUF4234 domain-containing protein, translating to MQRRNIGLCVVFAIITCGIYMFYWMYQINETARRINPQRWNTDGGMVILFTIITCGIYGYYWNYQMGKAFQVFPDVTDNSILYLILSILNLDIVNYCLIQNDINRYTPE from the coding sequence ATGCAGAGAAGAAATATTGGGCTATGTGTGGTGTTTGCCATCATCACATGCGGCATTTATATGTTTTACTGGATGTATCAGATCAATGAGACAGCCAGGAGAATCAATCCCCAGAGGTGGAATACAGACGGAGGAATGGTCATTCTCTTTACAATTATTACATGCGGCATTTACGGGTATTACTGGAATTACCAGATGGGAAAAGCGTTTCAGGTATTTCCGGATGTAACGGATAACAGTATTCTGTATCTGATCTTAAGCATTCTTAATCTGGATATTGTAAACTATTGTCTGATCCAGAATGATATTAACCGTTATACGCCGGAATAG
- a CDS encoding pyridoxamine 5'-phosphate oxidase family protein — MRRPKREIKDLKDIQEIIKECKVCRIGMQSQGKIYIVPMNFGCEYEDGQPVFYFHSAKVGRKIETLREEPEVCVELDCRHGLMEAEKPCDHSYYFASLIGTGKARMMQTPEEKLYGLKVIMRHQTGKDFDNFDEKWINAVEVIKVKLEEYACKHHDGTN; from the coding sequence ATGAGAAGACCAAAACGTGAGATCAAAGATTTAAAAGATATTCAGGAGATTATAAAGGAATGTAAGGTGTGTCGGATCGGTATGCAAAGCCAGGGGAAGATTTATATTGTTCCCATGAATTTCGGCTGTGAATATGAGGACGGCCAACCGGTATTCTATTTTCACAGCGCAAAGGTGGGACGCAAGATTGAAACCCTTCGGGAGGAGCCGGAAGTTTGCGTGGAGCTTGATTGCCGCCATGGCTTGATGGAAGCGGAAAAGCCCTGTGATCACAGTTATTATTTTGCCAGCCTGATCGGAACCGGGAAAGCAAGAATGATGCAGACACCGGAGGAAAAACTGTACGGTCTGAAAGTAATTATGCGTCACCAGACGGGAAAGGACTTTGATAACTTTGATGAAAAGTGGATCAATGCGGTGGAAGTGATCAAGGTTAAGTTGGAAGAATATGCCTGTAAGCATCATGACGGGACGAACTGA
- a CDS encoding phenylacetate--CoA ligase family protein, giving the protein MIWAKEETLPRNEIEAIQLKKLKETVHYIYEKVAPYRKKMDEAGVKPEDIRTLEDLTKLPFTYKADFRDNYPMGLFAVDKKDLVRFHASSGTTGKPTVVGYTRHDLDVWLNNVARIACMGGASPDDVAQISFGYGTFTGALGLHGGLEKIGASVIPMSSGNTKKQIMFMQDMEVTLLVATPSYALHLGEEIRARGIDPAKDLNVHIGLFGGEGMTEPMRDEMHKVWGEQFLCTQNYGMSELCGPGVAGECEQLAGMHVNEDWFIPEIVDPKTGEVLPPGEKGELVVTCLGKEALPLVRYRTGDLTRLMYEPCKCGRTTVRMENLSGRADDMLVIRGVNVFPTQIEEVLFQIPEIGPHYEILVERKNRLDVMTITVELVDDRLLDSYSMLSELEARIKKGLKAQLGLATQIKLVAPYSLQRFEGKAKRVTDLRKDGL; this is encoded by the coding sequence ATGATTTGGGCAAAGGAAGAGACTCTGCCAAGAAATGAAATAGAAGCAATCCAGTTAAAAAAATTGAAAGAGACAGTTCATTATATTTATGAGAAGGTTGCTCCTTATCGAAAAAAGATGGATGAAGCAGGGGTGAAGCCGGAGGATATCCGTACTTTGGAAGATCTGACGAAACTGCCCTTTACATATAAAGCGGATTTCAGAGACAATTATCCGATGGGACTTTTTGCAGTGGACAAAAAAGATCTTGTACGATTCCACGCAAGTTCCGGGACAACAGGAAAGCCGACCGTTGTAGGTTACACAAGGCATGATCTGGATGTATGGCTGAATAATGTTGCACGTATTGCCTGTATGGGAGGGGCGTCGCCGGACGATGTGGCACAGATTTCTTTCGGCTATGGAACATTTACCGGAGCGCTGGGTCTGCATGGCGGACTGGAGAAGATAGGCGCATCAGTGATTCCCATGTCATCAGGAAATACAAAAAAGCAGATCATGTTTATGCAGGATATGGAAGTAACACTGCTTGTGGCAACACCGTCCTATGCATTGCATTTAGGAGAGGAAATCCGGGCAAGAGGAATAGACCCCGCAAAGGATCTTAACGTACATATTGGTCTGTTTGGCGGAGAAGGAATGACGGAACCTATGCGGGATGAAATGCACAAGGTATGGGGAGAACAGTTCCTGTGCACGCAGAATTACGGTATGAGCGAGCTGTGCGGGCCGGGAGTGGCCGGAGAATGTGAGCAGCTTGCGGGAATGCATGTCAATGAGGATTGGTTTATTCCGGAAATTGTTGATCCAAAAACCGGAGAAGTTCTGCCCCCGGGAGAGAAGGGGGAACTGGTTGTTACCTGTCTTGGGAAGGAGGCTCTTCCGCTTGTGAGATACCGTACCGGGGATCTTACAAGGCTGATGTATGAACCATGTAAATGCGGAAGAACAACGGTCCGCATGGAAAATCTTTCCGGACGTGCAGATGATATGCTTGTCATCAGAGGAGTCAATGTATTCCCGACGCAAATAGAGGAAGTACTTTTCCAGATTCCGGAGATCGGACCTCATTATGAAATCCTTGTGGAGAGAAAGAACCGACTGGATGTTATGACGATCACAGTAGAGCTTGTAGATGACAGACTGCTTGACAGCTACTCCATGTTAAGCGAGCTGGAGGCAAGAATAAAGAAAGGGCTGAAAGCCCAGCTGGGACTTGCCACTCAGATTAAGCTGGTAGCGCCTTATTCGCTTCAGAGATTTGAGGGAAAGGCAAAGAGAGTAACAGATTTGAGAAAGGATGGACTATAA
- the iorA gene encoding indolepyruvate ferredoxin oxidoreductase subunit alpha, with amino-acid sequence MSESKKVIMLGNEAIARGAYEAGVKVSAAYPGTPSTEISEYLVQYKDDLYCEWSPNEKVATEVAIGASVAGTRAMSCMKHVGFNVAADPAYTVSYMGVNGGLVIIVADDPGLYSSQNEQDTRMVARAAQLPVLEPSDSSEAKEFMKMAFDLSEKFDRPFVFRTTTRLAHSQGIVELHEREEIPDKPYERNIAKNVMMPGNAKGRHVEIEKRNNELAEEANRLPINRVEMGDTKIGVITSGIPYQYVKEALPEASVLKLGMVNPLPRKMIEEFASKVEKLYIVEELDPVIEEQVKSWGIQAVGKEIFTVQGEYSANMIREAILHENLELSAPAAVPGRPPILCPGCPHRSVYYVLNKLKIHAAGDIGCYTLGAVAPLSVVDTTVCMGASISTLHGMEKAKGKEYIKNWVAVIGDSTFLHTGVNSLMNMMYNKATGTVIILDNSTTGMTGHQDHAATGKTLQGDPTYAIDIPGLCRALGVKHVQEINAFDIETLEKAIKEEVARDEVSVIITKTPCVLLSKEKKPLYIAHPDKCKKCGMCMKPGCPAMTKNEDGTIHIDDTMCTGCGLCDSLCKFGAIELVKEGDR; translated from the coding sequence ATGTCAGAGTCAAAGAAAGTAATTATGCTCGGCAACGAGGCGATTGCCAGGGGAGCATACGAAGCGGGAGTGAAGGTGTCAGCTGCTTATCCCGGAACACCGAGCACAGAAATCAGTGAATATCTGGTACAGTACAAAGACGATCTGTACTGTGAATGGTCACCTAACGAAAAGGTGGCAACCGAGGTGGCGATTGGAGCTTCTGTTGCCGGGACAAGAGCTATGTCCTGTATGAAGCATGTAGGATTTAATGTAGCAGCAGATCCGGCCTATACAGTTTCTTATATGGGAGTTAACGGAGGGCTGGTTATTATTGTGGCAGACGATCCGGGACTTTACAGTTCCCAGAATGAACAGGATACCCGTATGGTGGCAAGAGCAGCGCAGCTTCCTGTTCTGGAGCCGTCCGACAGTTCGGAAGCAAAAGAATTTATGAAGATGGCCTTTGATTTAAGTGAAAAATTTGACCGTCCTTTTGTTTTCCGTACGACAACAAGGCTGGCACATTCCCAGGGAATCGTAGAGCTTCATGAAAGAGAAGAAATCCCGGATAAACCCTATGAGAGGAATATCGCAAAAAATGTTATGATGCCCGGCAACGCAAAGGGACGTCATGTGGAAATTGAAAAGAGAAACAATGAACTTGCGGAAGAAGCAAATAGATTGCCAATTAACCGAGTGGAGATGGGAGATACCAAAATCGGCGTTATTACCAGCGGGATTCCTTACCAGTATGTAAAAGAAGCTTTGCCGGAAGCGTCTGTTCTGAAACTTGGTATGGTGAATCCGCTTCCAAGAAAGATGATCGAGGAATTTGCTTCCAAGGTTGAGAAACTCTATATTGTAGAAGAATTGGATCCGGTTATCGAGGAACAGGTGAAATCCTGGGGAATCCAGGCAGTGGGAAAAGAGATTTTCACTGTTCAGGGCGAATACAGTGCCAATATGATCCGGGAGGCAATTCTGCATGAAAATCTGGAGCTTTCTGCTCCTGCAGCAGTGCCGGGACGTCCGCCGATCCTCTGTCCGGGATGTCCTCACAGAAGTGTATACTATGTGCTGAATAAGTTGAAAATCCATGCGGCGGGAGATATCGGATGCTATACGCTGGGAGCAGTGGCGCCCCTTAGTGTTGTGGATACCACTGTCTGTATGGGAGCCAGCATTTCCACCCTTCATGGTATGGAGAAGGCAAAGGGGAAAGAATACATTAAGAACTGGGTGGCAGTGATCGGCGATTCCACATTTTTACATACAGGAGTTAATTCCCTGATGAATATGATGTACAACAAGGCGACAGGAACTGTCATTATCCTGGATAATTCCACAACGGGAATGACGGGGCATCAGGATCATGCCGCAACAGGGAAAACGCTTCAGGGAGATCCTACTTATGCTATCGATATTCCGGGACTTTGCCGCGCCCTCGGCGTAAAACATGTCCAGGAGATCAATGCGTTTGATATTGAAACACTGGAAAAGGCAATTAAGGAAGAGGTAGCACGGGATGAAGTTTCCGTTATTATCACAAAGACACCGTGCGTTCTCCTTTCAAAGGAGAAGAAACCTCTGTATATTGCACATCCGGATAAATGTAAGAAGTGCGGGATGTGTATGAAACCGGGATGTCCGGCTATGACAAAGAATGAAGATGGAACCATCCATATTGACGATACGATGTGCACCGGATGCGGACTGTGCGATTCTCTGTGCAAGTTTGGTGCGATTGAATTAGTAAAGGAAGGTGACAGATAA
- a CDS encoding indolepyruvate oxidoreductase subunit beta — protein MAVKNIMIVGVGGQGTLLTSRVLGGLAIAGGYDVKLSEVHGMAQRGGSVVTFVRYGEKVAEPIVEEGQADVIIAFERLEAMRYAHFLKKDGALVINDWRIDPMPVVIGAAKYPEGILEELKKDHKVYAVNATEESKKLGNPKVFNMIVLGVAAQHMDFSKEDWYKVIESTVPPKTIEINKAAFDVGYHLVSR, from the coding sequence ATGGCAGTAAAAAATATTATGATCGTAGGCGTCGGAGGCCAGGGAACTCTTCTTACCAGCAGAGTTCTGGGAGGACTTGCCATTGCAGGGGGATATGACGTAAAGCTGTCAGAGGTACATGGAATGGCCCAAAGAGGCGGAAGTGTTGTGACCTTTGTGCGCTATGGAGAAAAAGTGGCAGAGCCTATTGTAGAAGAAGGCCAGGCGGATGTCATTATCGCTTTTGAAAGATTAGAGGCAATGCGGTATGCTCATTTCCTGAAAAAGGACGGAGCACTTGTTATCAATGACTGGAGGATCGATCCCATGCCGGTGGTGATCGGAGCAGCCAAATATCCGGAAGGTATTCTGGAAGAGCTGAAAAAAGACCATAAGGTTTATGCGGTGAATGCTACAGAAGAATCTAAAAAACTGGGCAATCCGAAAGTGTTTAATATGATCGTACTGGGTGTGGCGGCACAGCATATGGATTTCTCAAAGGAAGACTGGTACAAGGTAATTGAAAGTACTGTACCACCAAAGACCATTGAGATCAACAAAGCCGCATTCGATGTGGGATATCACCTTGTTTCAAGATGA
- a CDS encoding ACT domain-containing protein, whose product MLKQLSVFVENKPGSLMEVTSRLTEAHVNIRAVASFDTPEFGILRLIVDKPAEAKGYLTERGFVVRVSDVIGVELEDKKGNLNQMLAILAENHINVSYIYSFVIREGRAPVLVFNTDDYQKAASILKSANVKTVDESDL is encoded by the coding sequence ATGCTAAAGCAACTATCAGTATTCGTGGAGAATAAGCCGGGCAGCCTTATGGAAGTTACATCCAGGCTTACAGAAGCTCATGTAAATATCCGGGCGGTCGCGTCTTTTGATACTCCGGAGTTTGGTATCCTTCGTCTCATAGTCGATAAGCCAGCAGAGGCGAAGGGTTATCTTACTGAACGGGGATTTGTTGTAAGAGTCAGCGACGTGATCGGCGTAGAGCTGGAAGATAAAAAAGGCAATCTCAATCAGATGTTGGCAATACTTGCAGAGAATCACATCAATGTAAGTTACATCTACTCATTTGTAATCCGCGAAGGACGCGCTCCGGTTCTGGTATTTAATACAGACGATTATCAAAAAGCAGCTTCCATTCTTAAGAGTGCAAATGTGAAGACAGTAGATGAATCCGATCTTTAG
- a CDS encoding phenylacetate--CoA ligase family protein, which produces MAGVSLENWQERIRDPKIECMSRDEMSALQSKKLVDLVHRVYNNVEFYRKKMDDLGIEPGDIKGIEDIGKLPFTTKEDLRDNYPFGLLAVPQKQIARVQGTSGTTGKLTLASYTQKDVEVWGECVARALTMAGLTAEDRIHVCYGYGLFTGGMGLDLGAQALGAMAIPMSAGNTQRQMMCMEDFGATAFACTPSYAVYLAESIQEAGLVDHMQLKAGIHGAEPWTEEMRKKIEDILHINCFDIYGLCEITGPGVALDCIHHEGLHVYEDHFYPEILNPSTQEPCADGETGELVFTTLSKEGMPLLRYRTKDLTSIDHSTCKCGRTLPRISKFTGRTDDMKVIRGVNVFPTQVETALLSMGGGVAPHYLMIVDRENNMDVLTVMVEVDERYFSDEIRKLDELKNKVGAVLKQALGVSVRVKLVEPKTIQRSEGKAKRVIDNRQM; this is translated from the coding sequence ATGGCAGGAGTATCATTAGAAAATTGGCAGGAAAGGATCAGAGATCCGAAAATTGAGTGTATGAGCAGGGATGAAATGTCAGCCCTGCAGAGTAAAAAACTGGTAGATCTGGTGCACAGAGTATACAATAATGTGGAATTTTACCGAAAGAAAATGGATGACCTCGGTATAGAGCCAGGGGATATCAAGGGAATTGAAGATATTGGAAAACTTCCCTTCACAACAAAGGAAGATCTGCGAGACAACTATCCATTTGGACTTCTTGCAGTTCCGCAAAAGCAGATTGCCCGTGTTCAGGGAACTTCCGGAACAACAGGTAAGCTGACCCTTGCTTCCTATACCCAGAAAGATGTCGAGGTGTGGGGAGAATGTGTAGCAAGAGCGCTGACTATGGCGGGTCTTACAGCAGAAGACCGTATCCATGTTTGCTACGGCTATGGACTTTTCACAGGAGGAATGGGACTGGACCTGGGTGCACAGGCTTTGGGAGCAATGGCAATTCCAATGTCGGCAGGAAACACACAGCGTCAGATGATGTGTATGGAAGATTTCGGCGCTACAGCATTTGCCTGCACGCCGTCCTATGCTGTTTATCTTGCAGAGTCTATTCAGGAGGCAGGCCTTGTAGATCATATGCAGTTGAAAGCTGGTATTCACGGCGCTGAGCCATGGACAGAAGAGATGAGAAAAAAGATAGAGGATATTCTCCATATCAACTGCTTTGATATTTATGGCCTGTGTGAGATTACCGGACCGGGTGTTGCGCTGGATTGCATCCACCATGAAGGTCTTCATGTATATGAGGATCATTTCTATCCGGAAATACTCAATCCGTCAACTCAAGAACCATGTGCAGATGGAGAGACAGGGGAACTTGTATTTACAACACTTTCCAAAGAAGGAATGCCTCTGCTTCGGTACCGCACGAAAGATCTTACAAGTATTGATCACAGTACCTGCAAATGCGGCAGAACACTGCCGAGGATCAGCAAGTTTACAGGACGTACTGATGATATGAAAGTTATCCGCGGTGTCAACGTATTCCCGACTCAGGTTGAAACGGCACTTCTGTCTATGGGCGGCGGAGTAGCTCCTCACTATCTGATGATCGTTGACCGGGAAAATAATATGGATGTTCTGACTGTCATGGTAGAGGTAGATGAACGGTACTTCTCCGATGAGATCCGGAAGCTGGATGAACTGAAAAATAAAGTCGGCGCAGTTTTGAAGCAGGCGCTGGGAGTGTCTGTACGGGTGAAACTGGTTGAACCTAAGACGATCCAGAGAAGCGAAGGCAAAGCCAAACGTGTGATTGACAACAGGCAGATGTAA
- a CDS encoding amino acid-binding protein, giving the protein MGISNTVQQLSVFLENREGRLDEVLDTLAKGGVNIVALSLADTSEYGMLRMIVSEPHKGRAVLKEAGITAMLTDVVALRVPHATGSLSRAMHQLVDGEVNIEYMYAFANGSDAAAVLKSDDPGRVIDILKGSGFDVYTADEAYRANV; this is encoded by the coding sequence ATGGGTATTAGTAATACAGTACAACAGTTATCAGTATTTCTGGAGAACAGAGAAGGGCGTCTGGACGAAGTGCTTGACACACTGGCAAAAGGCGGTGTCAATATTGTGGCCTTAAGTCTTGCAGACACTTCTGAATATGGTATGCTCCGTATGATCGTATCAGAACCTCATAAAGGAAGAGCAGTTCTGAAAGAAGCAGGCATTACAGCAATGCTTACAGATGTGGTTGCTCTTAGAGTACCGCATGCAACAGGCTCTTTGAGCAGGGCAATGCATCAGCTGGTCGATGGCGAAGTCAATATTGAGTATATGTATGCCTTCGCAAATGGAAGTGATGCGGCTGCAGTTTTAAAAAGCGATGATCCGGGAAGAGTGATAGATATTTTGAAAGGCAGCGGATTTGATGTATATACTGCCGATGAGGCTTACCGGGCAAATGTTTAG
- a CDS encoding MarR family winged helix-turn-helix transcriptional regulator, with protein MCFDKLAEEFIDTEMVLCHIPENQQLIKAIHGEMFVLGYLSEHGKRAYPKELSKALDVSTARIARMLNHMEEKGLIVRQVDGQDMRQKIVILTEKGDSLSVIQHKEAVEAARRILERLGFEDACEFLRIQRKMIDSIAWEVTQMQQ; from the coding sequence ATGTGTTTTGACAAATTGGCAGAGGAATTTATTGATACAGAAATGGTATTGTGTCATATTCCGGAAAATCAGCAGCTGATTAAAGCAATACATGGGGAAATGTTTGTACTGGGATATCTGTCTGAGCATGGAAAACGCGCCTATCCTAAGGAGTTAAGTAAAGCGCTGGATGTCAGTACAGCAAGAATTGCCAGGATGCTGAACCATATGGAGGAGAAAGGACTTATTGTACGCCAGGTGGACGGACAGGATATGAGACAGAAGATCGTCATTCTTACAGAGAAGGGAGATTCTTTGAGTGTGATACAACATAAGGAAGCAGTCGAGGCGGCCAGAAGGATTCTGGAAAGACTTGGCTTTGAGGATGCCTGCGAATTTCTCCGGATACAACGAAAAATGATTGACAGCATTGCGTGGGAAGTAACGCAGATGCAGCAATAA
- a CDS encoding DUF1538 domain-containing protein — protein sequence MVIVLLLCFSIAPMSPSIMLEYIIGAVMLVIGMMFFTLGAEMAMTPMGERVGSSMTRSKKLWIMVVLGFVLGFIITISEPDLQVLAEQVPSVPNMVIVIAVAVGVGIFLVVALLRILFSVPLPPLLVVFYAVVFGLALFTPKEFLAVAFDSGGVTTGPMTVPFIMALGIGISSIRSDKHAADDSFGLVALCSIGPILAVLLLGMIYQSDGGYYTASRITEVGDSVKLGQLFLHALPEYFQEIAVSLLPIVVFFGLFQIFSLRLKKRSLIKILVGLFYTYIGLVLFLTGVNVGFMPAGNYLGQLIAQLPYRWIIIPIGMLIGYFIVIAEPAVYVLTKQVEELTDGAISGNAMKTGLSISVAVSVGLAMLRVLTGISIFYLLVPGYAAAILLSFFVPKIFTAIAFDSGGVASGPMTATFLLPFAIGACTSVGGDVVTDAFGVVAMVAMTPLITIQVMGLIYKLQGKSTEGLSEMEPALGLDALPDDAIIEL from the coding sequence ATGGTTATCGTGCTGTTACTGTGCTTTTCAATCGCGCCTATGTCACCCAGTATTATGCTGGAGTACATAATAGGGGCAGTGATGCTGGTCATCGGAATGATGTTCTTTACACTGGGGGCAGAGATGGCGATGACCCCCATGGGGGAGCGGGTCGGCAGCAGTATGACCAGATCAAAAAAGCTTTGGATCATGGTGGTTCTGGGATTTGTTCTGGGCTTTATTATTACGATATCCGAACCGGATCTTCAGGTTTTGGCAGAGCAGGTACCATCGGTGCCGAACATGGTCATTGTCATAGCAGTAGCAGTTGGAGTGGGGATTTTTCTTGTGGTAGCTCTGCTGCGTATTTTGTTTTCTGTTCCGCTGCCGCCTCTTCTGGTGGTATTCTATGCGGTAGTTTTCGGGCTTGCACTTTTTACTCCAAAGGAATTTCTTGCAGTGGCTTTTGATTCCGGAGGTGTAACCACGGGACCAATGACAGTCCCGTTTATTATGGCCCTTGGTATCGGTATTTCTTCTATACGAAGCGATAAGCATGCGGCAGACGACAGCTTTGGGTTGGTGGCTCTTTGTTCTATCGGCCCTATTCTTGCGGTTCTTCTTTTAGGTATGATTTACCAGTCTGACGGAGGATATTACACAGCCAGCAGAATTACGGAGGTAGGGGATTCTGTGAAATTGGGTCAGTTATTTCTCCATGCTTTGCCGGAGTATTTTCAGGAAATTGCAGTTTCCTTACTTCCTATAGTAGTATTTTTTGGGCTTTTTCAAATTTTTTCTCTGCGACTCAAAAAAAGATCGCTCATTAAAATTCTTGTAGGTCTTTTTTATACTTATATTGGCCTTGTACTATTTCTTACAGGAGTAAATGTAGGATTTATGCCGGCCGGAAATTATTTGGGACAGCTTATAGCGCAGCTTCCATATCGCTGGATCATTATCCCCATTGGTATGTTGATCGGATATTTCATTGTTATTGCTGAGCCGGCCGTCTATGTACTGACGAAACAGGTAGAGGAGCTGACGGACGGGGCAATATCGGGAAATGCGATGAAGACAGGGCTTTCTATTAGTGTTGCGGTTTCTGTAGGGCTTGCCATGCTGAGAGTTCTCACGGGAATCTCTATCTTCTATCTCCTTGTACCCGGTTATGCGGCGGCGATTTTGTTATCTTTCTTTGTCCCGAAAATTTTTACAGCTATTGCTTTTGACTCGGGTGGTGTGGCATCAGGCCCTATGACAGCGACGTTTTTGCTGCCCTTTGCTATCGGGGCATGTACATCTGTAGGCGGGGATGTGGTAACAGATGCATTTGGTGTAGTTGCTATGGTGGCTATGACACCATTGATTACTATACAGGTAATGGGGTTGATCTATAAGCTGCAGGGAAAGAGTACGGAAGGATTGTCAGAGATGGAGCCTGCGCTTGGTCTGGATGCCCTTCCGGATGATGCAATCATCGAATTATAG
- a CDS encoding P-II family nitrogen regulator, with translation MSEVFMMVTITDRKRAPEFLEFYKENKAEVSIVTLGKGTANDEVLDYLGLEVAEKTVILSIVTDSVWKMLKRGLQRELQIDVPGVGIAFIVPVSSIGGKRELMFLTENQDFEKGEETILKETTHELLVVIANQGYNEMVMDAARKAGAAGGTVLHAKGVGMKRAEKFLGVSLVSEKELVLIVTKTEQKNEIMRAIMKEAGMETKAKSLVFSLPVTSTAGLRLIEEEEE, from the coding sequence ATGAGTGAAGTATTTATGATGGTAACGATTACAGATCGAAAGCGGGCACCGGAATTTCTGGAATTTTATAAAGAAAATAAGGCAGAGGTCAGTATTGTTACCTTAGGAAAAGGTACGGCCAATGATGAGGTGCTGGATTATCTGGGACTGGAAGTGGCAGAAAAAACCGTGATTTTAAGTATAGTGACGGACAGTGTATGGAAAATGCTGAAAAGAGGTCTGCAAAGAGAACTTCAGATTGATGTGCCGGGAGTAGGGATTGCATTTATTGTTCCGGTAAGCAGTATTGGCGGAAAACGAGAACTGATGTTTTTAACAGAGAATCAGGATTTTGAGAAAGGTGAGGAGACAATATTGAAAGAGACCACACATGAATTGCTTGTTGTGATTGCAAATCAGGGATATAACGAGATGGTAATGGATGCGGCGAGAAAAGCGGGGGCGGCAGGAGGCACTGTGCTTCATGCCAAAGGCGTAGGCATGAAGCGGGCAGAAAAGTTTCTGGGAGTTTCTCTGGTATCGGAGAAGGAGCTTGTTCTGATTGTTACAAAGACAGAACAAAAAAATGAAATTATGAGGGCGATTATGAAAGAGGCAGGAATGGAGACAAAAGCTAAATCACTTGTTTTCTCGCTGCCTGTAACGAGCACAGCAGGGTTAAGACTGATAGAGGAAGAGGAAGAATAG
- a CDS encoding cold-shock protein, which yields MNKGTVKWFNNQKGYGFISDESGNDVFVHYSGLVMDGFKSLEEGQAVEFEVTEGAKGPQAVNVVKL from the coding sequence ATGAACAAAGGTACTGTGAAATGGTTTAACAACCAGAAGGGCTATGGATTTATCTCCGATGAATCAGGAAATGACGTATTCGTTCATTATTCCGGACTTGTCATGGATGGTTTTAAATCATTGGAAGAAGGCCAGGCGGTAGAATTTGAGGTGACCGAAGGCGCAAAAGGACCACAGGCTGTCAATGTAGTAAAGCTTTAG